In Streptomyces sp. NBC_00341, the DNA window GGCGGCCCGCTCCCACTGGGCGTGCAGGACGTCCGCGTGTTCGACGAGTGTGCGGGCGGCGGGCGTGAGCCGGACCCGGCGGCCGTGCGGTTCGAGCAGACGCACATTCAGCTCGGCGGCGAGACGGCGCAGCTGCTGAGAGACGGTCGAGGGGGTGAGGTGCAGGGACTCTGCCGTGGCGGTGACGGTACCGGTCTCGGCAAGTACCCGGAGGGTCTGCAGACGCGGGTCGATCATGTGGCTTCCTCACACGATTCCGTGCACAACTCTTCGATGGACGCGAACGATCTTAGTCCTCCAGTCTGAACGTCGGACCGGTTCTCTCACCTGGTCCTCGCGGCGCTGTCGCCGCCCTCCCGTCGAAGGAGCAGCTGAACCATGATCAAAGATGTTGAGGTGGCCGTCTCCGACGCGTCCGCATGCTGCCAACGCCCGTTCATCGGTGGGGCGGTGGAGTCCGGCCGGTCGGGAGGGGTGTCCGTGCGCGGCGGGGCCACGTCGTGACCGCCGCGGTCGTCGCCGGGCTGCTCGCCGGATACGGCCTCGCGATGCCGGTCGGGGCCGTCGCCGTGCTGATGGTGAACATGACCGCGGCGACCTCGTTTCGGACCGGTGCCGCGGCCGCGCTCGGCGCGGCCACCGCCGACTCGGGCTATGCGGTGGCGGCGGTTCTCGGCGGCAGCTCGCTGGTGGTGGCCGTGCGGCCGGTGCTGGGACCGCTGCGCTGGGCCGCCTTCGCGATACTGGCCGTCATGGCGGCGCGCGTCCTCCGTGCGGCGCTGCGACGCGGGCCTGATGCCGCCGCGGACGCCACGGCCCACCCGCCCGTCACCCCGCTGCGCGCCTACGTCACCTATCTGTCGCTGACCGCGCTCAACCCGTGGCCCGCCATCTACTTCGTCACGCTCGTGTTCGGGCAGCAGGCTCAACAGCCCATGAGCGGAGCCGAGTCGGTCGTCTACCTGACCGCCATCACCTTCGCCTCCGCGAGCTGGCAGCTGCTACTGGCCGGCGGCGGGCGGCTGCTCGGGGGCGCCCTCACCGGTCCTCGCGGCCGTACTGTCACCGCCGCGGTCTCCAGCTGCCTGATTCTCGGCCTCGGT includes these proteins:
- a CDS encoding LysE family transporter; this translates as MTAAVVAGLLAGYGLAMPVGAVAVLMVNMTAATSFRTGAAAALGAATADSGYAVAAVLGGSSLVVAVRPVLGPLRWAAFAILAVMAARVLRAALRRGPDAAADATAHPPVTPLRAYVTYLSLTALNPWPAIYFVTLVFGQQAQQPMSGAESVVYLTAITFASASWQLLLAGGGRLLGGALTGPRGRTVTAAVSSCLILGLGLHMAVG